The following coding sequences lie in one Euhalothece natronophila Z-M001 genomic window:
- a CDS encoding tetratricopeptide repeat protein has protein sequence MTVQKTSLFQGILLVIATVPITLGSSIALGEIPQQDNRIEQLAQNSHQGRLRELLERGRNLVNAGDYEAAAQVYRQASNLDSDNARIFSGLGYVEATLENYEAAAEAYEKAVELEPDNADFQFALAHSLAKTEDYSAATNAYHRAARLDPENIKPYLGLGVVLLRQDDRAGALSMYEKALTIDPNHEEANAILGSLLVKEGEYEKAKSHLETALEKNPREAGAWVSLGQVYQAQGELTDAQSAYQSAIRIDSQLVEALVSLGEVQLQKETYTRAITTYRRILELAPDTPGAYYNLGLALKGRNRNTEAREAFETAHDLFTEDQNADGQERSKMQLENL, from the coding sequence ATGACCGTGCAGAAAACAAGTCTATTTCAGGGAATATTGTTGGTTATCGCTACTGTCCCGATCACACTTGGCTCCTCGATCGCGCTCGGTGAAATTCCACAACAAGACAATAGAATTGAACAATTGGCTCAAAACAGCCATCAGGGTCGCTTACGAGAATTATTAGAGCGAGGTCGAAACTTAGTCAATGCTGGAGACTATGAAGCCGCTGCTCAAGTTTACAGACAAGCAAGCAACTTAGACTCAGATAATGCAAGGATTTTTTCTGGTTTAGGCTATGTTGAAGCAACCTTAGAAAATTATGAAGCGGCTGCAGAAGCCTATGAAAAAGCTGTCGAACTTGAACCTGATAATGCTGATTTTCAGTTTGCTTTAGCTCATAGTTTGGCAAAAACTGAAGATTATTCTGCCGCCACTAACGCCTACCATCGCGCAGCTAGACTCGATCCTGAAAACATCAAACCCTATCTGGGCTTAGGAGTAGTTTTATTACGTCAAGATGATCGTGCTGGTGCTTTAAGTATGTATGAAAAAGCCTTGACAATTGACCCTAATCATGAGGAAGCTAATGCTATTCTTGGCTCTCTGTTAGTAAAAGAGGGAGAATATGAAAAGGCAAAATCCCATTTAGAAACAGCCCTTGAAAAAAACCCAAGAGAGGCTGGGGCTTGGGTAAGTCTTGGTCAAGTTTATCAAGCTCAAGGTGAACTAACAGATGCTCAATCAGCATATCAATCAGCAATTCGCATAGACTCTCAATTAGTTGAAGCACTTGTTTCTCTCGGAGAGGTACAACTACAAAAAGAAACCTATACTAGAGCAATCACTACTTATCGTCGCATCCTTGAGTTAGCCCCTGATACTCCCGGAGCCTACTACAATTTAGGATTAGCTCTCAAAGGTCGCAATCGCAATACTGAAGCCCGAGAAGCCTTTGAAACTGCTCACGATCTTTTTACTGAAGATCAAAATGCAGATGGACAAGAACGTTCAAAAATGCAACTAGAAAACTTATGA
- a CDS encoding DUF3769 domain-containing protein: MLFADIPPFPPPTVEMASQASSVSHLALNQPLESLNEEQTITQVRVAVRGGDTQEWKIAQNNQAGDVLEITADKQSFNPETQVITAEGNVTAEFAQGTLIADELRINVENRFAVGTGNIGFQRGEQVLNGDRFEYNFAQDTGVITNGRGEIFQPTLRRDFGVGLANDASAVTLPQREIRERGVRDVEQDEGYQFSIGGGAQVSEFALPDTGGTVNRLRFEADELQIDGADFEATNMRLTNDPFSPPELELRANQANLQQISPTRDELTVSNLRLVFDDGFSLPIPRNRIVFDDEDRDRFLNIVSFGFDSDDRGGLFVERDISIFENRNWELTFTPQYFVQRALLDEGIADASTIGGRVNLEGQFSPRTRLSADGSITGLDGNILEDNFRGSLLLRQAVGRDEGEHTLNIEASFRDRVFSGSLGFQDVQRSFGAVITSPTFDLGDSGVSLSYQGGVQRINAETDAEELLERDRDNDRVSLTRYQAATSLSWGTPLWEGETLPATAEEGLRYTPRPVRPNLQFTTGLTGVTSLYSSGDQQNYLNASVGVEGQLGNFSEQTFDYTDFNATYTQSIGVGESPFLFDRLVDRQRLSFGVLQQIYGPVLAGFQTSLNLDDGNVISNDLILEYSRRTYNLRLRYNPTLEIASVSFQINGFNWGGRSDPFDEVNSVQDGVRR, encoded by the coding sequence ATGCTATTTGCAGATATTCCTCCTTTTCCGCCACCTACTGTTGAAATGGCTTCTCAAGCATCGAGTGTATCTCATTTAGCATTGAATCAGCCTCTAGAAAGCCTGAATGAGGAACAAACCATTACTCAAGTTAGGGTTGCGGTGAGAGGGGGCGATACCCAAGAATGGAAAATTGCTCAAAATAATCAAGCAGGGGATGTTTTAGAAATTACTGCTGATAAGCAAAGTTTTAACCCCGAAACTCAAGTCATTACTGCTGAGGGGAATGTGACCGCCGAATTTGCTCAAGGAACGTTAATCGCTGATGAATTAAGAATTAATGTGGAAAATCGGTTCGCGGTAGGAACAGGAAATATTGGGTTTCAACGGGGGGAACAAGTCCTAAACGGCGATCGCTTCGAGTATAATTTTGCTCAAGATACAGGAGTCATTACCAATGGAAGGGGGGAGATTTTTCAGCCTACCTTACGCCGCGATTTTGGCGTGGGATTGGCAAATGATGCTAGTGCAGTCACGTTACCGCAACGGGAGATCAGGGAACGCGGGGTTCGAGATGTTGAGCAAGATGAAGGTTATCAGTTTTCTATTGGTGGGGGAGCGCAAGTCAGTGAGTTTGCATTACCTGACACTGGGGGAACGGTAAATCGGTTGCGGTTTGAAGCGGATGAATTACAAATTGATGGGGCTGATTTTGAAGCAACAAATATGCGCTTGACTAATGACCCTTTTTCGCCGCCAGAGTTGGAATTAAGGGCAAATCAAGCCAATTTACAGCAGATTTCTCCCACAAGAGACGAGTTAACCGTTTCTAACCTGCGTTTAGTCTTTGATGATGGGTTTTCTCTTCCTATTCCCCGTAATCGGATTGTTTTTGATGATGAAGACAGAGATCGGTTTCTCAATATTGTTAGTTTTGGGTTTGATTCTGATGATCGTGGGGGGTTATTTGTTGAGCGAGATATTTCTATTTTTGAGAATCGAAACTGGGAGTTAACCTTTACCCCGCAATATTTTGTCCAACGAGCCCTTTTAGATGAAGGGATAGCTGATGCAAGTACAATTGGGGGACGGGTTAATTTAGAAGGACAGTTTAGCCCTCGGACTCGATTAAGTGCTGATGGCTCGATTACAGGATTAGATGGCAATATTCTAGAGGATAATTTTCGCGGTAGTTTATTATTACGACAAGCCGTGGGACGGGATGAAGGGGAACATACACTTAATATTGAAGCGAGTTTTCGCGATCGCGTTTTTAGTGGTTCTCTCGGCTTTCAAGATGTGCAAAGGAGTTTTGGGGCGGTGATTACCTCTCCTACCTTTGATCTCGGTGACAGTGGCGTGAGTCTTAGCTATCAAGGGGGAGTCCAACGGATTAATGCAGAAACAGATGCGGAGGAACTTTTAGAGCGCGATCGCGACAATGATCGAGTAAGCTTAACCCGTTATCAAGCCGCCACTTCCTTAAGTTGGGGAACGCCTTTATGGGAAGGTGAAACTTTACCTGCAACCGCCGAAGAAGGTTTACGTTATACCCCACGCCCAGTGCGTCCTAATTTGCAGTTCACCACAGGATTAACAGGAGTCACCTCTTTATATAGTAGTGGTGATCAACAAAACTATCTTAATGCGAGTGTTGGCGTTGAAGGACAATTGGGAAATTTCTCCGAACAAACTTTTGATTATACTGATTTTAATGCCACTTATACCCAATCTATTGGAGTGGGAGAATCCCCATTTTTATTTGATCGCTTAGTAGATCGGCAACGGTTATCTTTTGGTGTTTTGCAACAAATTTATGGCCCCGTTTTAGCAGGATTTCAAACCTCTTTAAATCTCGATGATGGCAATGTTATTAGTAATGATTTGATTTTAGAGTATTCTCGTCGCACTTATAACTTAAGATTACGCTATAACCCAACCCTAGAAATTGCATCTGTGAGTTTTCAAATTAATGGCTTTAATTGGGGAGGACGTTCTGATCCCTTTGATGAAGTGAATTCAGTTCAAGATGGGGTAAGGCGGTAA
- a CDS encoding ABC transporter ATP-binding protein, with protein sequence MNNIAIETKGLSKQYDRDLAVCDVDLKIETGEVYGLIGPNGAGKTTLIQMLAGIIEPTVGEVYWFEEKVKFNTSHFSLKRRLGYLPDDFPLYDDLTVYDYLEYFGRLYFLRQPQLDRRLQEVLELLQLTSKRHSLISTLSRGMQQRLSLARTIIHEPILLLLDEPVSGLDPLSRQQFREMIKVLQEAGMTILISSHVLSDLAEICTSIGIMDLGYLVESTSLQQLYQRFPEEELVISVLDNLEQLANKINDFKEVESYQIIAEENKIKVQFTGSEQEKSDLLRSLLNEGFSIADFRTEKPNLEQVFLKLDHQQPS encoded by the coding sequence ATGAATAATATCGCTATTGAAACAAAAGGATTAAGCAAACAATATGATCGCGATCTAGCTGTTTGTGATGTTGATCTAAAAATTGAAACCGGAGAAGTTTATGGTTTAATTGGCCCCAACGGAGCAGGAAAAACCACCTTAATCCAGATGTTAGCAGGAATAATTGAACCAACAGTTGGGGAAGTTTATTGGTTTGAGGAAAAAGTAAAATTTAATACCTCTCATTTTTCTCTAAAACGTCGCCTTGGGTATCTTCCTGATGATTTTCCCCTTTATGATGATCTCACTGTTTATGATTATTTAGAATACTTTGGTCGCCTTTACTTTTTACGTCAGCCCCAGTTAGATCGTCGTCTTCAAGAAGTTTTAGAACTACTCCAACTTACCTCTAAACGCCATAGCTTAATTTCTACTTTATCTAGGGGGATGCAACAAAGATTAAGCTTAGCCCGAACCATTATCCATGAGCCAATTTTATTACTTTTAGATGAACCAGTTTCTGGTCTTGACCCCCTTTCTAGACAACAGTTTCGGGAAATGATAAAGGTTTTACAAGAAGCTGGAATGACAATTTTAATTTCTTCTCATGTGTTAAGTGATTTAGCTGAAATTTGTACTTCTATTGGTATCATGGATTTAGGATATTTAGTTGAAAGCACCTCTTTGCAACAACTTTATCAGCGTTTTCCTGAAGAAGAGCTAGTAATTTCTGTTTTAGACAATCTAGAGCAATTAGCTAACAAAATCAATGACTTTAAAGAAGTAGAAAGTTATCAAATTATTGCTGAAGAAAATAAAATCAAAGTGCAATTTACAGGAAGTGAGCAGGAAAAATCAGACTTACTGCGATCGCTGCTTAATGAAGGCTTCTCTATTGCAGATTTTCGTACCGAAAAGCCAAATTTAGAACAAGTATTTTTGAAACTGGATCATCAACAACCTTCGTAA